The following is a genomic window from Anopheles aquasalis chromosome 3, idAnoAquaMG_Q_19, whole genome shotgun sequence.
GCTTCAGGAACGGGGTCGTAGCCGTCGCATACGGACAGTGTACCCGCTCGTTGATCGGATTGATCTTCCGGCGCACCAGATAGTCCGAATAGATCACATGGTTGATGGCGGGTCGATCTCGTACAAACACGTAGTTGTGCTTTGCGACCCGGTCCGCCAGCGTGTCACTATCGTTGATGTTGTTCGTAAAGTCCACCAACCCCTTGTCCACCAGTGACACCAGCGAGTTGAGCGTCTCATCGCGCtggaaaaatcccaaaaatcaAGAGCGCAACATCATTACCGACGACTTGCTAGCTTGCGCCGTCGGACATTACGGTGAAAGTTTGCTTTGGCGACGTGAAAGACAAACCCGGGCACCGGGAAGCGACGTTTAGCATGTCCATGTGGCATTTGGCGCCCAAGCCATTTGTTTGCCATCAATCTAACGTAAGTTTTAGGGACCACGGCGGGAAGGACGCCTTGCGTGGTGCGTGAGCTGCGTaatcgaaaaccgaaaataatTTATCTTTCAACACCCCGCGCGACCGCGAAGTCCAActacgcggtggtggtggttggagtggTCTGGATGTTGACTGGTTTTGGTTTCATCCATAATTGAGGAACTGACCGCCGCGTCTGAGCCACCTGTGCGCCCTGTTCGAGTACATCAATCACTGACGCTGACGAGGCAACCCATTCGAGAACCGGAAAGATCTAatcatttccccccccccccccccgttttttttgtggtatctaacaccagcacaccacgtGCCTTGCCCCTTCGTTATCAAGTCTACCACCTGCTGGATAACAAGAACGACAGTGGACTTACATTCTTTATTGCGTATTCCACCGCACCACCTCGGATGGTGACGAAaaatttttctttcctcaGCACGTCCTCGGCGTTGTTGATTGGCAGCGTGAACTTCGAGAGCGTCAGGAAGGCGGTCAGATTGGCCGTGTAGAAGGAGGTCAGGATCGTGATAAATATCCACCAGCTGGCGAACAGGATGCGTGTGGAGTCtgatcgaagaaaaaaaaacgaaggtaGAAGCTGAATTTCATCGTTGTAGAGTCCAGTGATGGCTCAATGTCCGCATTATTCCGCATTGCAGGGAAATCAAATCGATTCTAATTTCATATTCTCGTATTACAACAAGATGTCAATGTTATTGCCCGTAATTTAGATGATTATCTTGGCAAACAGCAATCGGACGATGATATGATGTTTGCAAATACTAAGCGAATCATCGGAATCCGGGGTGACCACGAGGATATTGATAGATTCAAATATTGATTGTGTATTGTGGGCCTTCCACCGATCAAAAGTCTTGTAATCGCCTGTTGAGCTTGGGAGAAACGGAGAATTGGATCTGTGACCATTGTCAGCGATTACGATGAAGGTCACATACGGGGACCCACCAGTCCTTCATCAATAAATCATCCCATAATTGTGCCCGATTGTGATCTAATCGATCCCAAACGTCGTAGCTGTACTCACCTCCCGTCGGTGACAGGGTACTGCCCTGCTTCATGAGCGCACCGTACACGAACCATACGCAGTGTGGCAGCCCGTACAGTATCTGTTCCTTATCCTTCGTCAACCGGTGACGCAAGATCAGCAATCCGTAGATGATCGGACCGACGGCTAGCAGCGAGATGAGGATCAGTATCCAGACGTCCCGATTGAACGGAGCGAGCAGACCAGATCCACTGGCGGACTCCATCGGCCGCACCATGATCATGATCCACTCGCCCTCATCCAACCCGGTCGAGAAGCGGATGTACTGCCGGGCATCGGCCAGTATCGGTAGGAAGGCGACGGCCATATCAGCGCTCCCGTTCGATAGCAGCTCGAGCACACTCCCGGACAGATCGTTCGATGAACCGACAATGTTGAGCTGCGGCATCACCAGCTCGTACGTAAAGTTGAACTTTTCCATCAGAAACTCGAGCAAATCGAACGCGACCCCACCACCGACCATGCTTCCGTTGACTTTGACCGTGTAGCTGAGTGGCCAGTCCTTTTATGACGAAGATTTAGGGGCAGTTAATAAGGATCTTGCCACGAgcgacaccgaaccgaacactcACCTGAAGCGTCGTGACACGGAGCGTTCTACCGGCGAGCTTATCGCGCAGTTCTTGCATCTGGCGCTCCTTAACTTCGGCACTGGCATCCATCTCCAGATGGTAATACTCGCTCGACTCATTTCCATCGCTCTCGATTGGCACGATTGCTCCACCTTCTTGTGCCTTCACGTGACGCAGTacaaaccaaacggaaagCACTGCTATGACCAGCGTCACCTTGGGCAACCCTGTGAGCCCTTGTCTAATGTAGCGCATCATCAACGAGCGGTGCACGAACGTGGGACATCGTTAAAGGCTAAAACTCCGCGAAAATCAAGCGTAGACGATCGTACACAATGGCCAAAACGTAGAGAACGGGTTTGAACGAAAGCGACGGACACAAAAGGAAAGAATACCGGGCAAACAGAAGCAAATAGAGACGAACGAGGGGAAACAGAAACActaaaaatggcaaaccaaTGATGCTGGCTGCGATGCGAGTTTCCAAGCACACCacaggaaaatgaaaagtggagataaaacaatcaaaaaatcaaaacaggaccaacgaaaccaaacgaaaaagtggccgaaacaaacagaaatccCGCTCGAGCTCGAAGACGATTAGGATTCCTTGCGCGGGCGACCCTCTCGGTCAGTCGGTTGGTTGCTGGATGATTCACTTCCCCATTCACTGGtcctggacgacgacgacggtctcCAGGACGGTCTCTATCCCCACCGGAAGCGTCGCGAGAGGTGCGTTCGCTTCCGCCCGAAGTCACCGAAGGACTGAGGATAAAGCTGCACCGATTCCGGCTCTGGCTCGCGGAACACGAAAGGAACCACACTGAGCTAGGCTTTGTTTGTCCAGTAGGGGGTCCCGGTACTAGCGAGGCCCTGCCAGAGGTCAACCTCGGGCCGGCATTGATTGGGATTGGGaataatttcatatttttatttattgaccgACCGCAGACCGCACCGGACCACACCGGACTTTACTATCTTTCACATCTGGGCCAAAAGGGCGGTCATTGCCACACTGGCCCACTGATTGAAACTAGCCAGGAacgacggacgaacggaacggaacggaaatgtgaaatgaaaactCAACTAATGTCCGGTCACCGGGCGGCCGAGGATGTGCATTCGAGGAAatggattgaaatgaaatggaaggcGAGTCCGATGTCAGTGAGTCAGTGCGTTATCGCGCACAGTGggcgcagaaaaaaaggtgagCCATAGCCCTAGATGTTATCGGTGGGGGCGCGGAATGCATTCTAATGGGTTAGAGTGCATCGGTTCCAAGGACCCTGGGACTGCATTGTTTTTGCCGGCGAATGGTTCGTTGCTCATCTCATCGGTAATATCGGGGACAGATGAAACATTGTCCAGGTAAGGAcatcctggggggggggggggggggggggggggcttggaTGTCGGGAGCAATTTGTCAACATATCGATACGGAGGTAGCGTTGTGTTGGCGTCGCGTGTCAAATGCATTCGTGCGGACGGTACAGTACGCGGGGAGGTTAAACGGAAACCATACCTTCCCTGATATCTTTTCCCTCACTCCCCCTTCGTGCACATATCCTGCCGGTGCAGGTGCAGACTGCTACGCTACGCCTGCACTGATCGCAATCGGGTCATATTTCAGGATCAATATCATTAGCTGCATGCGATACAATGCAATCCAGGTAATGGGGAATCCGTCAATGGTGCAGGATAGGAATCAGAGAAGAAGGGAACAACACGTGTTTCTGGGGTTTGAATCCGTTGAACCTGGCATGCTATGTGTTGTGCAAGCAATTTTCCTGCACAGAACATTGTACAGAAGCTTGCATTGCTCCCTATTTGTGAGTTCTTTTTGATTCTGTTGTATTTTCACTCGTCCTTCTGCTGATGCCGATAGGAAGCGCCGCGTGAAtgttaaaatgaaattaaaagaaaaatctgTCTTCGATCTTTGAACGATTCTCTTCAAAGTTTTTACGCTCTTAATGTTTAACTCCAAAAATATGTTCATATAAAATCTTTCTCTAAACACAATCCAATTGATAGGATAGTTTCTGGCAGTAAAATAAGAAAtcgcggcaaaaaaaaaaactcggtaGCATACCGTCATAGTATATGCACCGACCTGGGAGCTGCGTTTGTTTGGTTCAAGGACAAAACGTGCTCAATAATAGTGCCGTTTGTTTACGCCCAATAGGAGCGGGTAATGGCTCAAAATGGAATACCATCATTGCTCTTGATTTCCAAACCCGCGTCGCTTTCCACCACCTACCACCGTAACCGAAATCCCCCAGCCACATCATAGTCATAGCCATGGCAACGGAAAAACGGTTGTTTAGAACCAGCCCACTGCACACGGGACCCACATTTTCATTGAACTTGCCTCAGGTTTCGGGTGCAGTTTGTTTAGTGTGCCGTTCCTGTGCCAGTGGAAAGATTTTTCCAGAACCGTTGTGTAGGAACAGATGCCCGAGGAAGAGATTCCCCTGGACGATGGCCATCGtcctgcatcatcatcctcatcgggGCCACGTTCGAGACAACCTTCGATCGGTGACACACACGAGGTtaacggtggtggaggcgacGCTGGTGGACACTTTGTGGCAATACGCAACATGCTGAATGCCTCGAGGAACCGTCCAGTGGCCCGGATAGCACCGCTAGAACCATCGTTCGTACCAGCACCACAGCGTTACTATCCGATCGTCATACCAGCCGAGCCCACGATCGAGGAGTTACTGGTGAGTTGTGGGTGGACCGCGTGGCCTTCTGACGTACTTCCTGGATGCTAAAGTGAACATTGATTGCAGCGCCATGCAGCGGGAACACAGGATCTATCAACCGTGACCGAAATCAAGCTGAAGGTCATCTCC
Proteins encoded in this region:
- the LOC126577194 gene encoding glutamate receptor ionotropic, kainate 2, translating into MMRYIRQGLTGLPKVTLVIAVLSVWFVLRHVKAQEGGAIVPIESDGNESSEYYHLEMDASAEVKERQMQELRDKLAGRTLRVTTLQDWPLSYTVKVNGSMVGGGVAFDLLEFLMEKFNFTYELVMPQLNIVGSSNDLSGSVLELLSNGSADMAVAFLPILADARQYIRFSTGLDEGEWIMIMVRPMESASGSGLLAPFNRDVWILILISLLAVGPIIYGLLILRHRLTKDKEQILYGLPHCVWFVYGALMKQGSTLSPTGDSTRILFASWWIFITILTSFYTANLTAFLTLSKFTLPINNAEDVLRKEKFFVTIRGGAVEYAIKNRDETLNSLVSLVDKGLVDFTNNINDSDTLADRVAKHNYVFVRDRPAINHVIYSDYLVRRKINPINERVHCPYATATTPFLKRNRAFGYPLWTEWNRLFDPELLKMVEGGIIKYKLNDRLPKAEICPQNLGGTERQLKNRDLVMTYFVMVTGFVTSIVVFVTELGFRMLNQRKLKEHLRSQQQQHQQQQQYPNARKSPTERISYLGHRFVASDSPPPPYAEVFSRHQHGTLGSERTGKLFGMNLGYGLEQGTGNRQMINGRDYMVVPEKNSLGPRLIPMRAPSAAIFHYSYAN